A single Micromonospora luteifusca DNA region contains:
- a CDS encoding YciI family protein — protein sequence MTEYLITFNDEWVPHHTAEEIREKGTAARAVVEEMRAAGVLIFSNGGLDRSTAVCSVEAVDGKPVFTDGPYVETKEHLGGFAAVDVPDDEAARYWAGRLATALDWPQEVHRFRGPGEPARGGAGDK from the coding sequence TGAGTGGGTGCCTCACCACACGGCGGAGGAGATACGCGAGAAGGGCACGGCTGCCCGTGCCGTGGTCGAGGAGATGCGGGCCGCCGGTGTTCTGATCTTCAGCAACGGTGGGCTCGACCGGTCCACCGCGGTGTGCAGTGTCGAGGCGGTCGACGGCAAGCCCGTATTCACCGACGGCCCGTACGTCGAGACGAAGGAGCACCTCGGCGGCTTCGCCGCGGTGGACGTCCCCGACGACGAGGCGGCGCGATACTGGGCCGGCAGGCTCGCGACGGCGCTCGACTGGCCGCAGGAGGTGCACCGGTTCCGCGGCCCCGGGGAGCCCGCGCGTGGCGGTGCTGGGGACAAGTGA